A portion of the Prosthecobacter fusiformis genome contains these proteins:
- a CDS encoding class I SAM-dependent methyltransferase, whose translation MYAVFSKLPTQARILCVGAGTGAEIIYLAQKNPGWHFTAVEPSAPMLDVFHRKAEECGITPRCEFHVGYLDSLPSADSFDAATSLLVSHFILTPADRIAFFRSISSRLRPGSLLVSADLAYDRASPAYPGLLDVWMRMMADAEVSEEKMESIRIAYSRDVALLPLEEVASIMTAGGFEKPVLFLQTGLIHAWYAAVAP comes from the coding sequence ATGTATGCAGTTTTTTCCAAGCTTCCCACGCAGGCGCGAATCCTCTGTGTTGGCGCTGGGACTGGGGCGGAAATCATTTATTTGGCCCAGAAAAATCCCGGCTGGCATTTCACTGCCGTGGAGCCATCTGCGCCGATGCTGGACGTCTTCCACCGAAAGGCCGAGGAGTGCGGGATCACACCACGCTGTGAATTTCATGTGGGATACCTCGACAGTTTGCCGTCTGCGGATTCCTTCGATGCGGCTACCTCTCTGCTCGTTTCCCATTTCATACTCACCCCAGCAGACCGCATTGCCTTTTTCCGCAGCATCTCCAGCCGCCTGCGCCCAGGCAGCCTGCTTGTCAGTGCGGATCTGGCTTATGACAGGGCTTCTCCGGCATACCCAGGCCTCCTGGATGTGTGGATGCGGATGATGGCCGATGCCGAGGTTTCCGAAGAAAAGATGGAATCCATACGTATTGCCTATAGCCGGGATGTCGCCCTTCTCCCCCTGGAGGAAGTGGCCTCGATCATGACTGCCGGTGGTTTTGAAAAACCTGTGCTCTTTCTCCAGACTGGACTCATCCACGCGTGGTATGCCGCTGTAGCGCCCTGA
- a CDS encoding 2-dehydropantoate 2-reductase — MQPRSPEISSSLGRIAIIGAGAVGCYYGGRLAQHGHEVHFLMRSDYEAVVREGLRITSYQGDVHLPVNAHKTAEDIGPCDLVIIAMKVTSNAALLDLIPPLLKEKTVLLTLQNGLGNEEFLAQHFGAERVLGGLCFVCINRIGPGQIHHIAQGRINMGEHTRTPLPRTQLIAEEFRRSLIDCHVVESLAAARWQKLVWNIPFNGLSIAAGGIDTEVILANPALETRVRALMVEIIQTAACLGHTLPPDLVETMISNTRTMAAYKPSSLIDYLDGKEVELEAIWGEPIRQAAQAGIAMPFVQELYDELKNRLAEKA, encoded by the coding sequence ATGCAACCTCGCTCCCCTGAAATTTCTTCCTCGTTAGGCCGCATTGCCATCATCGGTGCTGGGGCGGTGGGCTGTTATTATGGAGGGCGTCTGGCCCAGCATGGGCATGAGGTGCATTTCCTGATGCGAAGTGATTATGAAGCGGTGGTCCGGGAGGGGCTGCGCATCACCAGTTATCAGGGGGATGTGCATCTGCCTGTCAATGCCCACAAGACCGCGGAGGACATCGGCCCTTGTGATCTGGTCATTATCGCCATGAAGGTGACGTCCAATGCTGCGCTCCTGGATCTCATTCCGCCGCTGCTGAAGGAAAAAACCGTGCTGCTGACGCTGCAAAACGGTCTCGGCAACGAGGAATTCCTGGCGCAGCACTTTGGTGCGGAGCGTGTGCTCGGCGGGCTTTGTTTCGTCTGCATCAACCGCATTGGCCCTGGGCAGATTCATCACATCGCCCAGGGGCGGATCAACATGGGAGAGCACACCCGCACTCCCCTGCCCCGCACACAACTCATCGCGGAGGAATTTCGACGTAGCCTCATTGACTGTCACGTGGTCGAAAGCCTGGCCGCAGCGCGCTGGCAAAAGCTGGTCTGGAACATTCCCTTCAACGGCCTGTCCATCGCCGCCGGTGGCATTGATACGGAGGTCATCCTGGCAAATCCCGCTTTGGAAACCCGAGTGCGCGCCCTCATGGTTGAAATCATCCAAACAGCAGCCTGCCTGGGGCACACCCTGCCGCCAGACTTGGTTGAAACCATGATCTCCAACACCCGTACCATGGCCGCCTATAAACCTTCCTCTCTCATTGATTACCTCGATGGCAAGGAGGTCGAACTGGAGGCTATCTGGGGGGAACCCATCCGGCAGGCGGCCCAGGCGGGTATTGCGATGCCCTTTGTTCAGGAGCTGTATGATGAACTAAAAAACCGCCTGGCCGAAAAGGCATAA
- the recF gene encoding DNA replication/repair protein RecF (All proteins in this family for which functions are known are DNA-binding proteins that assist the filamentation of RecA onto DNA for the initiation of recombination or recombinational repair.), with amino-acid sequence MLTDLLLRDFRCFDECRVTLHPEMTVFVGRNAQGKTSLMEAACVLLRLQSPRTSNRAEVIRLGAKTMLIEGTLKDKKLRCAQSATVRRLAVDGAVCGKSAEYLSQSGLVVWMDHRDMNLLRGSAEHRRRYLDFAASQMFPDYLKALRGYERALRGRNHVLKRDAVIGWRQADAFAKVMDEFARVIITRRHELTQMLQPHVTRIHAELSGGSERGITNYAPSFFGASLFKALGEKRDEEQRLRQTALGPHRDDLHLLLNDLDATSYASEGQQRSLALSLKIAQAHALEQVGGSPPLLLLDDVFGELDAHRRRALLRLLPTGTQKVITTTNLEWAQGEVVPGRVYEVEGARVQKAGGE; translated from the coding sequence ATGCTGACGGATCTGCTGCTTCGAGATTTTCGCTGCTTTGACGAATGCCGCGTCACGCTGCATCCGGAAATGACGGTCTTTGTCGGGCGCAATGCCCAGGGGAAAACCTCGCTGATGGAGGCCGCCTGCGTCTTGCTGCGGTTGCAATCTCCGCGCACCAGCAACCGCGCGGAAGTCATCCGCCTTGGGGCAAAGACGATGCTCATTGAGGGCACGTTGAAGGATAAAAAACTCCGCTGCGCACAGTCCGCCACCGTCCGGCGTCTCGCAGTGGATGGAGCCGTTTGTGGAAAATCCGCCGAATATCTCAGCCAGAGTGGCCTGGTCGTCTGGATGGATCATCGGGATATGAATCTGCTGCGTGGCAGTGCAGAGCACCGGCGTCGTTATCTGGACTTCGCTGCCAGCCAGATGTTTCCAGATTATCTGAAGGCGCTGCGTGGCTATGAGCGCGCATTGCGCGGGCGCAATCATGTACTGAAAAGGGATGCCGTCATTGGCTGGCGGCAGGCGGATGCCTTTGCCAAAGTGATGGATGAATTTGCCCGCGTGATCATCACCCGGCGGCATGAGCTCACGCAGATGCTTCAGCCTCATGTCACCCGCATCCATGCTGAGTTAAGCGGCGGCAGTGAGCGCGGTATAACTAATTATGCACCCAGTTTTTTTGGCGCCAGCCTGTTTAAAGCACTGGGTGAAAAACGTGATGAGGAACAACGCCTGCGCCAGACCGCATTGGGACCTCATCGCGATGACCTGCATTTGCTGCTCAATGACCTGGACGCCACATCGTATGCCTCGGAGGGGCAGCAACGCAGTCTGGCCTTGTCGCTAAAGATCGCCCAAGCGCATGCTTTGGAGCAGGTGGGCGGATCTCCACCATTGCTCCTGCTGGATGATGTATTTGGGGAGCTGGACGCACACCGCCGCCGGGCCCTGCTGCGGCTACTGCCCACAGGCACCCAAAAAGTCATCACCACGACAAATCTGGAGTGGGCTCAAGGAGAGGTCGTGCCTGGTCGGGTGTATGAGGTGGAGGGGGCAAGGGTGCAAAAGGCAGGGGGTGAGTGA
- a CDS encoding purine-nucleoside phosphorylase, whose product MSITRLHEASPETAIVLGSGLGGVAEALGIEAEVSYSDIPGLSASTVPGHAGRFVLSRVNEKPVLIAQGRRHLYEGLSAYEVTAGIRFMSTLGVRRIVLTNAAGAINASFAVGDLMLITDHLNLLGTTPLLGGPHFHDMSEVYSQAWRTEFLRAAEKLVLPLHQGVYAATLGPQYETPAEIRMMRTLGADAVGMSTVPEAIQARALGMEVAGISMLTNWAAGLKAQTLHHAEVVSVGQAASTNLAALLKSVL is encoded by the coding sequence ATGTCCATAACGCGCCTCCATGAAGCCAGCCCTGAAACCGCCATCGTGCTTGGCTCTGGTCTGGGCGGTGTGGCGGAGGCACTGGGCATTGAAGCAGAGGTTTCGTATTCGGATATCCCGGGCCTCAGCGCCTCCACGGTTCCGGGACATGCGGGACGTTTTGTGCTCAGCCGGGTGAATGAAAAGCCGGTCCTCATCGCCCAGGGGCGGCGGCATTTGTATGAAGGTCTGTCCGCATATGAAGTGACAGCAGGCATCCGCTTCATGAGCACACTTGGCGTTAGACGCATCGTATTAACGAATGCGGCGGGGGCCATCAACGCGAGCTTTGCCGTGGGTGATCTGATGCTCATCACGGATCACCTGAATCTCCTGGGCACGACGCCATTGCTGGGAGGGCCGCATTTTCATGACATGAGCGAGGTGTATTCGCAGGCATGGCGCACGGAGTTTTTGCGGGCTGCTGAAAAGCTGGTCCTGCCTTTGCATCAAGGGGTGTATGCAGCCACACTGGGGCCGCAATACGAGACCCCGGCGGAGATCCGCATGATGCGCACGCTGGGGGCGGATGCTGTGGGCATGTCCACCGTGCCAGAGGCGATCCAGGCGCGTGCCCTGGGCATGGAAGTGGCGGGCATTTCCATGCTGACAAATTGGGCCGCCGGGCTGAAAGCGCAGACGCTGCACCATGCGGAGGTCGTCAGCGTCGGCCAAGCCGCCTCCACGAATCTGGCGGCACTTTTGAAATCAGTGTTGTGA
- a CDS encoding Rne/Rng family ribonuclease encodes MKRIKEFITGKKDIKSGTRLVINCEKLENRVALLDNGVLEEYTIERVGTSTIVGSIFKGRVKNIEQGLKAMFIDIGLDKNAFLHFWDAIPEALSNQGMEEVTRGGAQKKRKRIEAKDIPDLYPVGSEIMVQVTKGPIGNKGPRVTTNISLAGRLLVLMPQNDQFGISRKVEDPKERARLRKIIEKVNLPESMGLIMRTEAAGKRARHIIRDLSLLIEQWNDIVAKRDGQKAPVCCFQEPELIERTVRDFLTEEIDEVACDDQATVERMQKMAAQISRRAKSRITHYQGQTALFEHYGIQKQIDNAFYRQVWLPCGGYIVIDQTEALVSIDVNTGRNKGAKDQDKLLLDTNLEAAQEVARQLRLRNMGGLIVVDFIDMKHRKDQQAVYKFMMDHLKRDKAKTQVLPISQFGLMEMTRQRLHESLSSALYEPCPYCKGHGQVKTTMTMSVELQRRLSAILGRGKEDQKSLLVVVHPEVMQRLKTEDGELLVDLERKYGARLTFRSDPNLHREEMKLAHATTGEEIRN; translated from the coding sequence GTGAAACGAATCAAAGAGTTTATCACCGGAAAAAAAGACATCAAAAGCGGCACCCGTCTTGTCATTAACTGTGAAAAGCTGGAAAACCGTGTCGCCCTTTTGGACAATGGCGTCTTGGAAGAATATACCATTGAGCGTGTTGGTACCAGCACCATCGTTGGCTCCATTTTCAAAGGCCGTGTCAAAAATATCGAGCAGGGTCTCAAGGCCATGTTCATTGACATCGGCCTGGATAAGAATGCCTTCCTTCACTTCTGGGATGCCATTCCCGAAGCTCTTTCCAACCAGGGCATGGAAGAAGTGACCCGTGGTGGTGCCCAGAAGAAGCGCAAGCGCATCGAGGCCAAGGACATCCCAGACCTCTACCCAGTCGGCTCAGAAATCATGGTCCAGGTCACCAAAGGCCCCATCGGTAATAAAGGCCCGCGTGTCACCACCAACATCTCCCTCGCCGGTCGTCTCCTGGTGCTCATGCCGCAGAACGATCAGTTCGGCATCTCCCGCAAGGTGGAGGACCCCAAAGAGCGCGCCCGTCTGCGCAAGATCATCGAAAAGGTGAACCTGCCAGAAAGCATGGGCCTCATCATGCGCACCGAGGCCGCCGGCAAGCGCGCCCGCCACATCATTCGTGACCTCAGCCTCCTCATTGAGCAGTGGAATGACATCGTCGCCAAGCGTGACGGTCAGAAAGCCCCGGTCTGCTGCTTCCAGGAGCCAGAATTGATCGAGCGCACCGTGCGTGACTTCCTCACCGAGGAGATCGATGAAGTGGCCTGCGATGATCAGGCCACCGTCGAGCGCATGCAGAAAATGGCCGCTCAAATCTCCCGCCGTGCCAAGAGCCGCATCACCCATTACCAGGGCCAGACCGCTTTGTTTGAGCATTACGGCATCCAGAAGCAGATCGACAATGCCTTTTACCGTCAGGTCTGGTTGCCTTGCGGCGGTTACATCGTCATTGACCAGACGGAGGCCCTGGTCTCCATCGACGTCAATACTGGCCGTAACAAAGGAGCCAAGGATCAGGATAAACTTCTTCTGGATACCAACCTGGAAGCAGCCCAGGAAGTCGCCCGCCAGCTCCGTCTGCGCAACATGGGTGGCCTCATCGTGGTGGACTTCATTGATATGAAGCACCGCAAGGACCAGCAGGCTGTGTACAAGTTCATGATGGACCATCTCAAGCGGGACAAGGCTAAGACCCAGGTCCTGCCCATCAGCCAGTTTGGCCTCATGGAAATGACCCGCCAGCGCCTGCATGAGAGCCTCAGCAGCGCCCTTTATGAGCCATGCCCATATTGCAAAGGCCATGGCCAGGTGAAGACCACCATGACCATGAGCGTGGAGCTTCAGCGCCGCCTCAGCGCCATTCTCGGCCGCGGTAAGGAAGACCAAAAAAGCCTCCTCGTCGTCGTTCATCCGGAAGTGATGCAACGCCTAAAAACCGAAGACGGTGAACTCCTCGTGGACCTCGAGCGCAAATATGGCGCACGTCTCACTTTCCGCAGCGATCCAAACCTGCATCGCGAAGAAATGAAGCTGGCTCATGCCACGACAGGTGAAGAGATTCGTAATTGA
- a CDS encoding rod shape-determining protein, producing MLGKLFGFVANDIGIDLGTANTLVYVKDHGIVLREPSVVAVKTGTNEVVAVGDDAKRMLGRTPGGITAIRPLKDGVIADFRVTEAMLRHFIRKVHNNRRAMRGPRVVIAVPSGITEVEKRAVKESAEQAGAREVYLIEEPMAAAIGVGLPVQEAAGNMIVDIGGGTTEVAIISLSGIVYSRSVRVAGDELDEAIINYMKRAYNLMIGERTAEEIKLRIGSAFPLGKETTMEVKGRDMVAGLPKTITITSQEVREAMLEPLNAIIDAVRTTLERCPPELSADLVDRGIMLAGGGALLRGLDKLLQEETALPVHVAEDPLSAVGEGTGRVLSELEFLRKVSTTEV from the coding sequence ATGCTAGGCAAACTTTTTGGCTTCGTCGCCAACGACATCGGTATTGACCTCGGAACCGCAAACACCCTCGTTTACGTTAAAGATCACGGCATCGTGCTCCGCGAACCCTCCGTGGTCGCCGTAAAAACCGGCACCAATGAAGTGGTCGCCGTGGGTGATGATGCAAAACGCATGCTGGGCAGAACGCCCGGTGGCATCACCGCCATCCGCCCGCTCAAAGACGGTGTGATTGCAGACTTCCGCGTTACGGAGGCCATGCTGCGCCATTTCATTCGTAAGGTTCACAACAACCGCCGTGCCATGCGCGGACCACGTGTTGTGATCGCCGTTCCTTCTGGGATCACCGAAGTGGAAAAGCGCGCCGTCAAAGAAAGCGCCGAACAGGCCGGAGCACGTGAAGTTTATCTCATCGAAGAACCCATGGCTGCTGCCATCGGCGTCGGTCTGCCAGTGCAGGAAGCCGCAGGCAACATGATCGTGGACATCGGCGGCGGCACGACGGAGGTGGCCATCATCTCCCTCAGCGGCATCGTTTACAGCCGCAGCGTGCGGGTGGCGGGTGATGAACTGGATGAGGCCATCATCAATTACATGAAGCGTGCCTACAACCTCATGATCGGTGAGCGCACAGCGGAAGAAATCAAACTGCGCATCGGCTCCGCCTTCCCTCTGGGCAAGGAGACCACCATGGAAGTGAAAGGCCGCGACATGGTCGCTGGCCTGCCTAAGACCATCACCATCACCAGCCAGGAAGTGCGTGAGGCGATGCTGGAACCTTTGAATGCGATCATCGACGCAGTGCGCACCACTCTGGAGCGCTGCCCGCCTGAACTCTCTGCTGACCTTGTGGACCGTGGCATCATGCTGGCCGGTGGCGGCGCCCTGCTGCGTGGTCTGGACAAGCTCCTTCAGGAAGAAACCGCCCTGCCTGTGCACGTGGCGGAAGATCCGTTGAGCGCCGTGGGTGAAGGCACCGGGCGCGTGCTGAGCGAACTTGAGTTCCTTCGCAAGGTGAGCACCACGGAGGTGTGA
- the mrdA gene encoding penicillin-binding protein 2: MVVKYRFRLYLLTLAMMCGFGVLVYRLWTLQIVRHEEFVNKVPEAKQLRARIPGVRGEIKDRNGIVLATNKASFEVRVNLREVYEEYARQCQAKKVDIPTVPFEYMDRGLPRKKEEPDIVRMFQELIIARLKEMGLPAPSFDEALRVHYRSFGGVIPWVYQDSLTFSEFSRFAEHNLGLPGVTVAERGSRVYPFGAMACHIMGYVRLPDDQRVSVEDRKGWDYYMPDDYGGAGVEKSFDKYMRGKPGVRTMQVNERGRIVGEVSFEEPRKGNDVYLTLDARIQYIAEKALRDGNIGRGSVVVIQPQTGEVLAMASVPSYDPNRFIPSISQADYNVLLSNRTVPLMNRATRTFVPGSTYKVPIALAGCLAGIQSRNFNCSGSVTYGSKAMQCWIQRQGGGSHGSLGLSDALMRSCNCFFYQYGNSAGIDNITKAGKLLGLGERTGIELEEDDGGILPNPAWLRMASPKDRWSNGHTANTSIGQGSVLASPLQMASVTGAVAAGKSYVPHLLHRVMDNDELVMENKPVLRSDLSQHFDAKSLEMVRKGMWKVVNDAGGTAKGARIPGVEVAGKTGTAQNWRRDERNVRVVDNHTLFISFAPYVNPKYAICILVQGGKSGGGCAAPVAHRVLEQALALENGYQVTPETLGEVEGNFKPIEAVTYADLGVPVVAAADEDGDTGTNEPANESTDEAPRTSAAPSIRREADREASAGAGSSKPARKAEPVRRAPLFKRGGSSDESNPSNPGGGFFRRIFRQ, translated from the coding sequence ATGGTCGTTAAATACCGTTTCCGCTTATACCTGCTGACCCTCGCTATGATGTGCGGGTTTGGCGTTCTTGTGTACCGGTTGTGGACCTTGCAGATCGTCCGCCATGAGGAGTTTGTGAACAAAGTCCCCGAGGCTAAGCAGCTTCGCGCCCGTATCCCCGGGGTGCGTGGGGAAATCAAGGACCGCAATGGCATCGTCCTGGCCACAAACAAGGCCAGCTTTGAAGTACGGGTCAATCTGCGTGAGGTTTATGAGGAATACGCCCGCCAGTGCCAGGCCAAAAAAGTGGATATTCCCACGGTGCCTTTTGAATACATGGACCGTGGCCTGCCTCGCAAAAAGGAGGAGCCGGACATCGTACGCATGTTTCAGGAGCTCATCATCGCCCGGCTGAAGGAAATGGGCCTGCCCGCCCCCAGCTTCGATGAAGCCCTGCGTGTGCATTATCGCAGTTTCGGTGGCGTCATTCCCTGGGTTTACCAGGACAGCCTCACCTTTTCAGAATTCAGCCGCTTTGCCGAGCATAACCTGGGCCTACCCGGCGTGACCGTGGCGGAGCGTGGCAGCCGCGTTTATCCTTTTGGGGCCATGGCCTGCCACATCATGGGTTATGTCCGCCTGCCGGATGACCAGCGTGTTTCTGTGGAAGATCGCAAAGGCTGGGATTATTACATGCCCGATGACTACGGCGGCGCAGGCGTGGAAAAAAGTTTCGACAAATACATGCGCGGCAAGCCGGGTGTACGCACCATGCAGGTCAACGAGCGCGGGCGCATCGTGGGTGAGGTCAGCTTCGAAGAACCTCGCAAAGGCAATGATGTCTATCTGACCCTGGATGCCCGCATCCAATACATCGCGGAAAAGGCTCTTCGAGATGGCAACATTGGCCGCGGTTCCGTCGTCGTCATCCAGCCGCAGACGGGTGAAGTGCTGGCGATGGCCTCCGTCCCCAGCTATGATCCCAACCGTTTCATCCCCAGCATTTCCCAGGCGGATTATAACGTCCTGCTTTCCAATCGTACCGTGCCTTTGATGAACCGTGCCACGCGCACCTTCGTTCCAGGCTCCACGTATAAGGTCCCCATCGCGCTGGCAGGCTGTCTGGCCGGTATTCAAAGCCGCAATTTTAATTGCAGTGGCAGCGTCACGTACGGTAGCAAGGCCATGCAATGCTGGATCCAGCGCCAGGGCGGCGGATCCCACGGTTCTCTGGGCCTCAGCGATGCCCTCATGCGCTCCTGTAACTGTTTCTTCTACCAGTATGGGAACAGCGCCGGTATTGATAACATCACCAAAGCGGGCAAACTTCTCGGCCTGGGTGAGCGCACCGGCATTGAGCTGGAAGAAGATGACGGCGGCATCCTGCCGAATCCAGCCTGGCTGCGCATGGCCAGTCCGAAGGACCGCTGGAGCAACGGCCACACAGCGAATACCTCCATCGGCCAGGGCAGCGTACTGGCCTCGCCACTTCAGATGGCCTCCGTCACTGGCGCTGTGGCCGCTGGCAAGTCTTATGTCCCCCATCTCCTTCACCGGGTGATGGACAATGATGAATTGGTGATGGAGAACAAACCCGTCCTCCGCTCAGACCTCTCCCAGCACTTCGATGCCAAATCCCTGGAAATGGTGCGCAAAGGCATGTGGAAAGTGGTCAATGATGCGGGCGGCACCGCCAAAGGCGCGCGCATTCCCGGTGTGGAGGTCGCGGGTAAAACTGGCACGGCCCAGAACTGGCGCCGGGATGAAAGAAACGTCCGTGTGGTGGATAACCATACCTTGTTCATCAGCTTTGCCCCCTATGTGAATCCCAAATATGCCATCTGCATTCTTGTGCAGGGCGGGAAATCCGGCGGCGGCTGTGCAGCCCCGGTCGCCCACCGCGTGCTGGAGCAGGCCCTCGCGCTTGAAAACGGCTATCAAGTCACCCCGGAAACGCTGGGTGAAGTCGAGGGCAACTTTAAACCCATCGAGGCCGTCACCTATGCGGACCTCGGCGTGCCTGTCGTCGCCGCTGCCGATGAGGACGGCGATACCGGCACCAATGAGCCGGCCAATGAATCTACTGACGAAGCACCGCGGACATCTGCGGCACCCAGCATCCGCAGGGAGGCTGACCGCGAGGCCTCGGCAGGTGCCGGTTCCAGCAAACCCGCACGCAAAGCGGAGCCTGTTCGCAGGGCTCCTCTTTTCAAACGCGGCGGCAGCAGTGACGAATCCAATCCCTCCAACCCGGGAGGCGGATTTTTCCGCCGGATTTTCCGCCAGTAG
- the mreC gene encoding rod shape-determining protein MreC — MKKLNILALLLFTAAVVSVFTMDTPVTRDIQSRTMTVLSPFIHSSAAVEQSVGGVVASPEDPREMGRDNERLQIEVERLRIISQKYAQTLEENNRLRGLIDFKQAAPFKMTAARVIKRVSSTWWNSMIIDKGLLDGLATDSPVISATGLIGKTGKMADHMAEIVLLTDEMCRVSSKIEGTLEQGILAGERAGLDMRPDLRLRFLNKNVLINPGANVISTGEGGVFPAGLLIGRVKRFENRDLSGEAIVEPAVDFSSLEYVFVVEMQPVLEPEPDKETPVPAVSGK; from the coding sequence ATGAAAAAGCTCAACATCCTGGCGCTGCTGCTCTTCACTGCGGCAGTGGTATCCGTGTTCACCATGGACACACCCGTCACGCGTGACATCCAGAGCCGCACCATGACGGTGCTCTCTCCCTTCATTCACTCCAGCGCTGCGGTCGAGCAGAGCGTGGGTGGCGTCGTGGCCTCACCTGAGGATCCCCGTGAAATGGGCCGCGACAACGAGCGGCTACAGATCGAGGTGGAGCGCCTGCGCATCATTTCCCAAAAGTATGCTCAGACCCTGGAGGAAAACAACCGCCTCCGTGGTCTCATCGATTTTAAACAAGCCGCGCCTTTCAAGATGACGGCTGCGCGCGTGATCAAGCGCGTTTCATCCACCTGGTGGAATAGCATGATCATTGACAAGGGGCTGCTTGACGGTCTGGCCACGGACAGTCCGGTCATCAGTGCCACAGGCCTCATCGGCAAGACGGGCAAGATGGCGGATCACATGGCGGAAATCGTTTTGCTGACGGATGAGATGTGCCGTGTGTCTTCCAAGATCGAAGGCACGCTGGAGCAGGGGATCCTGGCCGGTGAGCGGGCAGGCTTGGACATGCGACCAGATCTGCGTCTTCGCTTTCTGAACAAGAATGTGCTGATCAATCCGGGTGCCAATGTGATCTCCACGGGGGAAGGCGGCGTCTTTCCCGCCGGGCTGCTCATTGGCCGTGTGAAACGTTTTGAAAACCGGGACCTTTCCGGTGAGGCCATCGTGGAGCCTGCGGTGGACTTCTCCTCTCTGGAATATGTCTTTGTGGTAGAAATGCAGCCCGTGCTGGAACCTGAGCCGGACAAGGAAACGCCAGTCCCCGCAGTCAGCGGGAAATGA
- the hisS gene encoding histidine--tRNA ligase yields MASFRTVKGFRDFFPEECALRNYIFDTWRSVARRYGFVEYEAPVVESTDLYRKKSGDEITSQLFCFLDKAEREISLRPEVTPSLARMATTRHRDFKKPMKWFQIGSCFRYEEPQEGRSREFIQFNADILGDASQGTDAELVALSIDVMLAFGIQAEDFVIRLSNRQIWTTFLAENNIAEEHTSAFLQIIDKIERAKTEDTAKKLEAIGLSLDVVRSFMTATDGDHPAFAALRADLSARGLWQYVKIDASIVRGLAYYTGTVFEVFDLKHGLRAVAGGGRYDKLCALMSDGSVDMPAAGFAMGDVVLGILLSKTPGAQFGITEYLNSQQGVDAYVVVADEAQRAPALAAVQALRSAGVRVDFSFGAQKVGKQFQAAENQKARLAIVFGQEYPQVALKNLVSRSQELVAADQVVSLVTEELKKPVMGKMIA; encoded by the coding sequence ATGGCCTCCTTCCGCACCGTCAAAGGCTTTCGCGACTTCTTCCCCGAGGAGTGCGCGTTGCGCAATTATATCTTCGACACCTGGCGCTCTGTCGCGCGCCGCTATGGTTTTGTCGAATACGAAGCTCCCGTCGTGGAGTCCACCGACCTGTACCGCAAGAAAAGCGGTGACGAGATCACCAGCCAGCTCTTCTGTTTTTTGGACAAGGCTGAGCGTGAAATCTCGCTGCGCCCGGAGGTGACCCCTTCCCTGGCCCGCATGGCCACGACGCGTCATCGCGACTTCAAGAAGCCGATGAAGTGGTTTCAAATCGGCTCGTGCTTCCGCTATGAAGAGCCGCAGGAAGGCCGCTCCCGCGAGTTCATCCAGTTCAATGCCGACATCCTGGGTGATGCCAGCCAGGGCACGGATGCGGAGCTGGTGGCCCTTTCCATTGATGTGATGCTGGCCTTTGGCATCCAGGCGGAGGACTTTGTGATCCGCCTGAGCAACCGCCAGATCTGGACGACCTTCCTCGCCGAAAACAACATCGCAGAGGAGCATACCTCCGCCTTTCTACAGATCATCGATAAGATCGAACGAGCTAAGACGGAGGACACAGCCAAGAAGCTCGAAGCCATCGGCCTCAGTCTGGATGTGGTGCGGTCCTTCATGACGGCGACCGATGGGGACCATCCCGCCTTTGCAGCGCTGCGTGCGGACCTCAGTGCCCGTGGCCTGTGGCAGTATGTGAAGATAGACGCTAGCATCGTGCGTGGCCTTGCCTATTATACCGGCACTGTCTTTGAAGTCTTCGACCTCAAGCATGGCCTGCGTGCTGTGGCCGGTGGGGGACGTTATGACAAGCTGTGCGCCCTGATGAGCGATGGCAGCGTGGACATGCCCGCCGCTGGTTTTGCCATGGGGGATGTCGTGCTCGGCATCCTGCTTTCCAAAACACCCGGAGCACAGTTTGGCATCACCGAATACCTCAACTCCCAGCAGGGTGTGGACGCTTACGTCGTGGTGGCTGATGAAGCCCAGCGCGCGCCGGCCCTGGCGGCTGTGCAGGCGCTGCGCAGTGCGGGTGTGCGGGTGGACTTCAGCTTCGGTGCGCAAAAAGTGGGCAAGCAGTTCCAGGCCGCCGAAAACCAAAAGGCCCGCCTCGCCATCGTCTTCGGCCAGGAGTATCCACAGGTGGCCCTCAAGAACCTCGTCAGCCGCAGTCAGGAACTGGTGGCTGCGGACCAAGTGGTCAGCCTGGTGACGGAAGAGCTGAAGAAGCCTGTTATGGGCAAGATGATTGCATGA